In Ostrea edulis chromosome 6, xbOstEdul1.1, whole genome shotgun sequence, a single window of DNA contains:
- the LOC130047306 gene encoding uncharacterized protein LOC130047306: MATRRDPLYNFQTLPGFRYRLVVVAEERVGENWVVRSENDLSTFSPFDQSGVREIICRVRAEYEGRAPRRRTARISTATRPRRRAPQPPSPPPPYSPATPTTPPPAIPSAPVEYSPVPMSDSPASPVEYSPRSPSPAPPPSPAQSPSLLVAATSSPPRPAAPARPPPPTIRFAGRTPPPRPTHAPVATHPPRNHPMTVPGWADRAVPIWFKCPVCWQDRVHSGITCRGCGQRPACCSCVEELQERRHTRGRCPLCRFTGTRE, translated from the coding sequence atggCTACAAGAAGAGACCCGCTCTACAATTTTCAGACCTTGCCTGGATTCCGGTACCGGCTGGTAGTGGTGGCTGAGGAACGGGTAGGGGAGAATTGGGTCGTGCGTTCTGAGAACGACCTGAGCACCTTCTCCCCTTTCGACCAGAGTGGGGTCCGTGAGATCATCTGCCGGGTGCGGGCCGAGTATGAAGGGAGGGCACCCCGCCGCCGCACCGCCCGGATCTCCACGGCCACGAGACCGCGCCGACGGGCCCCACAGCCAccctcaccaccaccaccttacTCCCCGGCGACGCCTACAACACCACCACCAGCGATCCCATCGGCACCAGTGGAATACAGCCCGGTGCCGATGAGCGACTCACCAGCGTCACCGGTGGAGTATTCACCGAGGTCACCGTCCCCCGCACCACCTCCCAGTCCAGCCCAGAGTCCGTCGCTGCTGGTGGCAGCCACGTCATCACCACCGAGACCGGCAGCCCCTGCAAGACCCCCACCACCTACCATCCGGTTTGCAGGGAGGACTCCACCACCGAGGCCAACCCACGCACCGGTGGCAACTCATCCCCCGAGGAACCACCCTATGACTGTCCCTGGCTGGGCAGATAGGGCGGTTCCCATTTGGTTTAAGTGTCCTGTCTGCTGGCAAGACAGGGTACACTCTGGTATCACGTGCAGGGGATGTGGGCAGCGCCCAGCTTGCTGCTCGTGCGTGGAAGAGTTACAGGAGCGGCGACACACCCGGGGACGGTGCCCGTTATGCCGGTTTACCGGAACCAGGGAATGA
- the LOC130047307 gene encoding uncharacterized protein F54H12.2-like, whose product MMHRESCACGTSSLELFKVPPTNVTLEDSKWMEYYPISSTLNSDTAPIEFEIKGQGDEYLDLSQTYLQMVCKFTKANGTNLAGGNSTSTPVNNILHSLFSEIDVSLNGKVITPGTDTYPYKAYLEKLLSYAPKTLETQMRACSLWEKDTAGHMDEVKLEALAQTPVEFAVVSNKVNIAAVIPTPEYPDDSKNVGLRKRHEKITDSKEIVLMDRLHLDLFEQEKCLPNGLDVRLRFNRARPQFYMMTAAGSSGKVAIQSMILWVRKVKPVPSIINLINQQLSTQTAKYPLRRVEVKTFTIPSGTQSKITDHLFQGQMPKLIVLGFVDNAAFNGDNTRNPFHFQNERDWAPDITLEEYKNGYTLWCVDFTKDQEAQTDKFHLIQTGNLRVEVQFAANVARTLNCVVYAVFDNLLEINKQREVSIDY is encoded by the exons ATGATGCACCGAGAATCTTGCGCTTGTGGCACCAGCAGTTTAGAACTGTTTAAAGTGCCCCCGACCAACGTCACTTTAGAAGATTCGAAATGGATGGAATATTACCCCATTTCCAGTACCCTCAACTCGGATACGGCTccgattgaatttgaaatcaaaggacaaggagatgaatatctggatttatcCCAAACTTATCTCCAGATGGTATGTAAATTCACGAAAGCCAATGGAACGAATCTCGCAGGAGGCAATTCGACCTCGACCCCCGTGAATAACATTCTCCATTCCTTGTTCAGTGAAATCGATGTCAGTCTCAATGGAAAAGTCATTACCCCGGGGACGGATACTTATCCCTACAAAGCGTATCTGGAGAAATTGTTGTCTTATGCACCCAAGACTCTGGAAACCCAGATGAGAGCCTGTAGCTTGTGGGAAAAAGATACGGCAGGACATATGGATGAGGTCAAATTAGAAGCTCTGGCTCAAACTCCTGTGGAATTTGCAGTAGTGTCTAACAAAGTCAACATCGCGGCCGTCATCCCGACTCCCGAGTATCCGGATGATTCCAAGAATGTAGGGTTGAGAAAACGTCACGAGAAGATTACAGACAGTAAGGAGATCGTGTTGATGGATCGATTACATCTGGATTTGTTTGAGCAAGAGAAATGTCTCCCTAATGGCTTGGATGTCCGTCTCCGATTCAATCGCGCTCGACCCCAGTTCTACATGATGACCGCTGCCGGGAGTAGTGGGAAAGTGGCCATTCAAAGTATGATCTTGTGGGTGAGGAAAGTCAAACCTGTGCCGAGTATCATTAATCTCATCAATCAGCAACTGAGTACTCAAACGGCGAAATATCCATTGAGACGAGTGGAAGTGAAAACCTTCACCATTCCTAGTGGCACCCAATCTAAAATCACCGATCATCTGTTTCAAGGACAGATGCCTAAACTGATCGTGTTGGGCTTTGTGGACAATGCGGCTTTTAATGGGGATAATACCAGAAACCcctttcatttccaaaatgagaga GACTGGGCTCCGGACATTACCCTAGAAGAGTATAAAAACGGTTACACCCTCTGGTGTGTGGATTTCACGAAAGATCAAGAAGCCCAGacggataaatttcatctcatacagaCGGGGAACTTGAGAGTGGAAGTGCAATTTGCCGCCAACGTAGCCAGGACCTTAAACTGTGTGGTGTATGCCGTGTTCGACAATCTGctagaaatcaacaaacaacgaGAAGTCAGCATCGATTACTAA